A genomic region of Parus major isolate Abel chromosome 14, Parus_major1.1, whole genome shotgun sequence contains the following coding sequences:
- the GPR146 gene encoding probable G-protein coupled receptor 146 isoform X2 gives MKQRRAGAAEKLVTSKEDTKAKITMWSCEALINSTENSEDQHLCHDFDLVLSIFSLLYLIICFPIGLCYNGLLVLVNLYNKATMTMPDVYFVNIAIAGLIINTLAPMYLLGLANTKWAIWNSNNEVYITFLILFNVSSLVTMYSTTLLSLDYYIERALPRTYMSSVYNTKHVCGFIWGGAMLTSFSSLLFYVCNHVSTKIIECSKMQNQEAADAIMVFIGYVVPAVAVLYALTLILRIRKEATPLDQDTGRLDPSVHRLLIATVCTQFTLWTPYYVILLVSTFTNLRGRIPDVNSIQILHFATILSKFLAFSSSFVMPLLYRYINKNFPNKLRRLLKKIHCGSQGCSHERTVVQQVMT, from the exons ATGAAACAGCGGCGAGCCGGGGCTGCGG AAAAGCTGGTAACCAGCAAAGAAGACACAAAAGCTAAAATCACTATGTGGAGCTGTGAAGCCTTAATCAACAGTACCGAGAACAGCGAGGACCAGCATCTCTGCCATGACTTTGACCTTGTGCTTTCcatcttttcccttctctacCTCATTATTTGTTTCCCAATTGGCCTTTGTTACAATGGCCTGCTGGTCCTAGTTAACCTCTACAACAAAGCTACTATGACTATGCCAGATGTTTACTTTGTCAACATTGCCATCGCCGGTCTCATCATCAACACTCTGGCACCAATGTACCTGCTGGGTCTTGCCAATACAAAATGGGCCATCTGGAATTCCAACAATGAAGTTTATATTacctttcttattttattcAATGTCTCATCGTTAGTTACCATGTACTCTACCACTCTGCTCAGTCTGGACTACTACATTGAGCGTGCCCTGCCCAGGACTTACATGTCCAGTGTGTACAACACCAAGCACGTCTGCGGGTTCATTTGGGGCGGTGCCATGCTCACAAGCTTTTCATCTCTCCTGTTCTACGTCTGCAACCACGTGTCCACCAAAATAATTGAGTGTTCCAAGATGCAGAACCAGGAAGCAGCAGATGCCATCATGGTGTTTATCGGGTACGTGGTACCCGCCGTCGCTGTTCTCTACGCACTGACGCTGATCCTGCGGATACGCAAGGAGGCCACGCCGCTGGATCAGGACACTGGGCGCCTGGATCCATCGGTGCACAGGCTTCTGATCGCCACAGTCTGCACACAGTTCACCCTCTGGACACCCTATTATGTTATTCTCTTGGTAAGCACATTTACTAACCTACGAGGAAGAATTCCAGATGTAAATTCCATTCAGATATTACACTTTGCAACGATTTTGTCAAAATTCCTGgctttctccagcagctttgtCATGCCTCTGCTCTACAGATACATCAACAAAAACTTTCCCAACAAATTGCGACGTTTGCTTAAAAAGATACACTGTGGGAGCCAAGGCTGTTCTCACGAGCGCACAGTTGTACAGCAGGTCATGACATAG
- the GPR146 gene encoding probable G-protein coupled receptor 146 isoform X1, whose amino-acid sequence MWSCEALINSTENSEDQHLCHDFDLVLSIFSLLYLIICFPIGLCYNGLLVLVNLYNKATMTMPDVYFVNIAIAGLIINTLAPMYLLGLANTKWAIWNSNNEVYITFLILFNVSSLVTMYSTTLLSLDYYIERALPRTYMSSVYNTKHVCGFIWGGAMLTSFSSLLFYVCNHVSTKIIECSKMQNQEAADAIMVFIGYVVPAVAVLYALTLILRIRKEATPLDQDTGRLDPSVHRLLIATVCTQFTLWTPYYVILLVSTFTNLRGRIPDVNSIQILHFATILSKFLAFSSSFVMPLLYRYINKNFPNKLRRLLKKIHCGSQGCSHERTVVQQVMT is encoded by the coding sequence ATGTGGAGCTGTGAAGCCTTAATCAACAGTACCGAGAACAGCGAGGACCAGCATCTCTGCCATGACTTTGACCTTGTGCTTTCcatcttttcccttctctacCTCATTATTTGTTTCCCAATTGGCCTTTGTTACAATGGCCTGCTGGTCCTAGTTAACCTCTACAACAAAGCTACTATGACTATGCCAGATGTTTACTTTGTCAACATTGCCATCGCCGGTCTCATCATCAACACTCTGGCACCAATGTACCTGCTGGGTCTTGCCAATACAAAATGGGCCATCTGGAATTCCAACAATGAAGTTTATATTacctttcttattttattcAATGTCTCATCGTTAGTTACCATGTACTCTACCACTCTGCTCAGTCTGGACTACTACATTGAGCGTGCCCTGCCCAGGACTTACATGTCCAGTGTGTACAACACCAAGCACGTCTGCGGGTTCATTTGGGGCGGTGCCATGCTCACAAGCTTTTCATCTCTCCTGTTCTACGTCTGCAACCACGTGTCCACCAAAATAATTGAGTGTTCCAAGATGCAGAACCAGGAAGCAGCAGATGCCATCATGGTGTTTATCGGGTACGTGGTACCCGCCGTCGCTGTTCTCTACGCACTGACGCTGATCCTGCGGATACGCAAGGAGGCCACGCCGCTGGATCAGGACACTGGGCGCCTGGATCCATCGGTGCACAGGCTTCTGATCGCCACAGTCTGCACACAGTTCACCCTCTGGACACCCTATTATGTTATTCTCTTGGTAAGCACATTTACTAACCTACGAGGAAGAATTCCAGATGTAAATTCCATTCAGATATTACACTTTGCAACGATTTTGTCAAAATTCCTGgctttctccagcagctttgtCATGCCTCTGCTCTACAGATACATCAACAAAAACTTTCCCAACAAATTGCGACGTTTGCTTAAAAAGATACACTGTGGGAGCCAAGGCTGTTCTCACGAGCGCACAGTTGTACAGCAGGTCATGACATAG